The sequence TGATGCACTTAATTTTTATCttgaatatttaaatttaaaactttTATTTATACTATTCTTTTATTCACATTTCCGAGTCAATAAATACTATAAGACTCATGTAAgtcaaatatgatatatatatatatatatatatatatatatattaaaaattacatgtgtcaTCGTCTTGTGCATATTCTAACTTATTTACAAATTATGTATCAGCGAGTCCGTGCTTCGTACCTTCTCGACTGCCCTCTCTCTCTAACTCTCATATGTTTGGTTTAGGGTGATACGAATACTACACCATCAATCCAATATATTGATGTATAGATCTAAATCATAATGTCATAACCCTAATGAAATAAGAAATCTTAATCAAAtccttaattaaaattaaattataattctaacatcctcccttaatttattttttttcttaaaactttCAATAAATTTGGTAGGTGCTCAAATGATTCCATCTTTAGAGGCtttaaaaagaaatatttaactTATATTTACTTCTACAATATCTAGACTGTTATTTTATTCACTTGATGTCTTATAAAGTAAAATATCATGTCTATCATTATTGATTAGATTTTTGGATAATTTGGAAGTTAAAGAATTATCACACAAAATTTTAGttggcacatatatatatatatatatatatatatatatatatatatatatatatatatatatatatatatatatatatatatatatatatatatatatatgtgtgtgtgtgtgtatatatatatatatatatatatatatttgtatatatatatatatatatacacatatatatatatatatgtgtatatatatatatatgcaaatatatatatatatatgtatatatatatatatatatatatatatatgtatatacatatatatatatatatacatacatatatatatatatatatacatgtatatatatatacatatatatgtatatacatatatatatacacacacacacatatatatatatatatatatatatatatatgtatatatatatatatatatatatatatatgtatatatatatatatatatatatatatatatatatatatatatatatacacacacatatgtatatatatatgtacacacatatatatatacacacatatgtgtgtacatatatatatacatatgtgtgtatatatgtacacacacacacacacacatatatatatatatatatatatatatatatatatatatatatatatatatatatatatatatatatatatatatatatatatatatgtgtgtgtgtgtgtgtgtgtgtacatatatatatacacacatatatatatatatatatatatatatatatatacacacacacacatatgtgtatatatatgtacacacatatatatatacatatatatacacacacacacacacatatatatatatatatatatatatatatacacacatatgtatatatatatgtacacatatatatatatatacacacatatatatatatatacatatatatatacacacacatatatatatatacatatatatatacacacatatgtatatatatatgtatatatatatatatatatatcaatctttGGGTGATTGTTTttaatcatataatattttttaaattttaaatttaaatttttattcctTGAATTATAAATTGATGAGATCGattaatataaacttcttcttATAACTCACCAtgcaaacaacaacaacaacaacaacaacaacaacaataataataataataataataataataatgtctaaCTGATAAACTAACTAATTATTTTGAGTTGCAAATGAAAGTACTAACATCACTGTTTGTCTAGCAACTAGTGCAAATGCCTCATTATAATCCATCCCTTTTTCTACTTGTAGCTATTTGCAATTAGTCTAACTTCTCTTCGTATCTTAGCTTTAGAGATtcatgaaataatatttttatctatcTTTCTCGAGAGGTTAACTTCATTCCTCTTTTTATCTACTTATCTattaaaaatcaatttttttatctttaaaaagcGACAAAAAATCTCTATCATCCATCACATCTTAAAATAATCCAAAATATGTTTTTTAAATCTTCCAATCcaaaaaaaattcatcataatttcttttttatctctagtaatctttttttaaaatcaaatttagacaataaaaaatccaaaataaattataaaagccATCATTTATACTTTCAATCTTCTTTTTTTAATATGATCAAACTTTTGATAATTTTCTATTAATTAATTGGCATCATGGTGATTACTTTATTTAATTATCTTTCTTCTATTGTAATATAATATATCGATTGATTTCTTCATCTTCGTAGATCATTTTATTTGATAATTGTATAAGTAATTATTCtctctctaattttttttctctattatttCTATCTCCTCTATCTCTCTCTACTATTTAAACCtaaatgataatattataatcctaacgaaataaaaaactcataattcaactcatataattattaaattatatatctttCCCCTGTAATAGGAAGGATCAAATTAGTGATATCATACCCTTACCCTTCTCTTCTGCAGCACAAAGCAAATCACCATGTTTAACTTCATCATCAGCAGCGCAAGTCTCCAGCAATTTGTACTTCCCAGATTTCGTTGGCAATTGAAGATGGAGACAGAGAGGGAAGGGTAGAAAAGTAGGGTAAACATTTCGTGGGGAATCCGACTTGCTGTGACATCCCTTTGATGCCCTATTGCTTCTCGATCAACCGTCTAAGACGAACACATCCATAACCAACGGCTCCGATCACCTTCTCCTTCCCTTTCCCCCAAATATCAAATTACGAATCCCGTTCCATACGAAAGGCCATGGTCAAAATATTACCTAAATTAAAACAAACGCATACCGAGCCAATCTCTTAAGAAAGGGGAAGATGAGGTGGTTTCCGCCAAAATATCCCACAATCTTATCCCCAATGTGGactccgctcctcctcctcctcctctatttCGCCGCCGCTGATCATGGCGGAGCCACCATCATCTCCGTTACCGATCACGGAGCCGTGGGCGACGGCAGGTGCTACGACACGGTGGCGATCCAGGCGGCGATCGACGCGTGCGCAGGGGCGGGGGGCGGGCGCGTGCGGTTCCCCGCGGGCGGGGACTACCTGACCGCCACGGTATGGCTTCGAACAGGTGTGGTGCTGGAGGTGGAGGCCGGGGCGCGGATCCTCGGAGGGAGGCGGCAGTGCGACTACCCGGCCGACCCGGCGCGATGGTATGTAGTGGTGGCGGAGGGGGTGCAGCGAGTGGGGATCACCGGCGGCGGGGAGATCAACGGGCAGGGCGAGGCGTTCGTGGTGCGGCGGGACCCGCGGAAGAATGTGATGGTGAGCTGGAACGCCACCGGATCGTGCCGCGGcgacgagtgccgcccgcgccttgTCGGCTTCATCGACTCCGTCGATGTCGTCGTCTCTGACGTCACCCTCAACCAGACCGCCTACTGGTGGTGCGTTTCGCtctcccactctctctctctctctctctctctctcgctttccTTAGTATTGAAGTACATAGCACCCTATCTCAGTCCACCCTCGAAGCTGAATTTTTCAGACCGACGTTAATTTGGGTTGGGTTAATGCTTCCCTCAGTTTTTAGGAAAACTGGGCTTTGGCTGAGCGTTTGGCCCATTTCATGTGGGCTGAATGTGCCCAAAATAGCTGTCAATGGGCATTTGTTCTCTATTTTATTCATTTAATTCGTTCAAAACAATTGATATTCGATCTCATTTCTTATCAGGAATTAATACCGTGTAGATGATGACGCAATTAAACTTACTAGGACAGGGAAATTGAAGTGATGGCATCTTTCTCTTCTGCAGTTTACATTTGGTGAGGTGCGATCACACATTTATCCGCAATGTCTCGATTTATGGAGACTTCGACTCGCCCAACAACGACGGGATCGATATCGAGGACTCCAACAACACCTTCATCACGAATTGCCATATCGACACAGGGGACGATGCCATATGTCCCAAGTCCTCCACGGGACCTGTGCACAACTTAATAGTCACGGACTGCTGGATTCGGACCAAGTCATCTGCGATCAAGCTTGGAAGCGCGAGCTGGTTTGACTTCCGGAGATTGTTGTTCCACAACATCACCATCGTGGATTCGCATAGAGGACTCGCAATGCAGATTCGAGATGGAGGTGCTTCTTCTTTCGTATGCTTGCTGCCTATGCTTTGTTTTTGGCAGTAACAACAGTGATGATCTACGCAGGCAATGTGAGTGACGTCGTGTTCTCCAACATCAGAATAAGCACGAAATACTACGATCCTTCATGGTGGGGAAGAGCAGAGCCAATTTATATCACAACCTGCCCGAGAGATCCGGGTTCTAAGACCGGATCCATTTCAGACGTTCTCTTCATGAACATCTCAGCCGTGTCGGAGAACGGAGTGTTCTTATCGGGTTCACCGGGAGGACTCATCAGCAACCTCAAGTTCAAAGATATCAATCTGACGTACAAACGGAGGACGAAATATCCCGGTAACTTGTACGATTACCGGCCGGGGTGCAGGGGCATGGTGAAGCACCAGACGGCGGGGATGACGTTGGAGCACATCTCAGGACTGGAGATGGAGAATGTGAAGATGAGGTGGCATCGGAGCAACGTCAAAGGGTGGAATAATCCTCTTTCGATCACACCTTCCACCGTAAACAAACTGTCTTTCAAGGAATGGGCCTCTGAGATCTGTTAGCAATTTATTGGTCATCGTTCATCGTTCATCGTTCCGGCATGGAGCACAATAGGTTATTACTCTACTGCTCGTATAAGAATGCCCAAGTAGGGATGgaaacaataaaaaaagaaaaaagaagagatgtATTgtgtaagatatataatataactaatagaATAGGAACTCCACTTGGATTCCTTAAGAGATAACATTGATTTAGATCAATTATTTGTTTACTGCGAATCTGTTGACGGTAAAGCTGTGCTGGGCAATGTGCATGTCGCAGCGTAGCAGGCGGCAACCGTACATAAGCAGATCtattgtaagtataaaaattataatatgttatattaaatatgaaaataattttcatgcttGAAATCAAATATTTAGATCTAGTTTTTGATGTTATCTATTCATAAATCTCTGTTTGATTTGTAAGGTACCGTAGATCGCTATCAATCTGTAAAGAAGAACTAATCGAAAAAACAGAGTATAAAATatagaataaaatattatgagattTTCTTTCATCAAAAATACCTCGGAATCCTGGTTAAGTGGCTTCTCCCACGTTCCAATCCCAATCCGAATTCATTCAAACGATGTGATGAGTAGTAACTTTACCGCCTTCTCCCACATCATGTCAAAGCCCCGTGAGATGGCATCGCAATCCCGTGATCATCTGACCTCTGCTCATCCATTGACTATGGAGGTCCATGGGCCTACCATAACATGATCCGGATCCGGATCCGACCAATGTCCGGTAACTAAAACCCTGATTCCTAATAAAACAGAAGCAGCCTTCGAAATCGGATTATCTCGCGAGCCGGTCACCAACTCACGTAATTGGGTCTTCCAACTGGAcgaagacaagaagaagaaggccCGAAGCCTCCGCCACACGTCTTGACAAACCGAAACTCGAACTTCCACCTGGGCTAACGTTTATGCTCGACGAGACAAAATGAGATCGGATCAAGTGACTTAACTACGGCGCAGTACGCCGGACGGAAGGAAGCTCATTTTTAATTTTGGCTTGGCGGGCACCAAAGCAGCAGAGCAGCTGCCTGTGGTACCATTACCAGTAAAGCGACAAGAGGCGTGAGTAGTGGACAAAAAAGCTTTCGCTTCGCTCCCTCCCCGATGCGCTCCTTTAACACATCATTTCAAATGGCCTTTCCTGTTTTTTTACCATCTCACCCCTCGGCGGCTCAGCCGACGACACTCTCCGTTCGATAATGTCCATTCTCGACATTCCATCAGAACCCTCACCCCCCATCCCGCTAAACCTACCCCGTTCCCTCTCAGCCTCTGCAACGCCTTGCGGCGTCAATGGCCAGGTTGTAACCAAAGCCCGAGGGAATGATGTCGAAGCAACCTGGAAGAGAGGCCAGGGCGGAGGCTGTtgtgctcctcctcctcttctcctctgcTGCGGCACTGACCACCGATGGCCTCGCCCTCCTCGCTCTCAAGTCCGCCGTCTCAGTCGACCCTACCGGTGCCCTCGCCAGCTGGCTCGACTCCGACGCCAGCCCCTGCTCCTGGACCGGCATCACCTGCCGCCTTGACCGCGTCGTCGCCCTTTCCCTCCCCGATCGCGCCCTCGCCGGCTACCTCCCCTCCGAGCTCTCCCTCCTG comes from Musa acuminata AAA Group cultivar baxijiao chromosome BXJ3-3, Cavendish_Baxijiao_AAA, whole genome shotgun sequence and encodes:
- the LOC135634356 gene encoding polygalacturonase ADPG2-like; the protein is MRWFPPKYPTILSPMWTPLLLLLLYFAAADHGGATIISVTDHGAVGDGRCYDTVAIQAAIDACAGAGGGRVRFPAGGDYLTATVWLRTGVVLEVEAGARILGGRRQCDYPADPARWYVVVAEGVQRVGITGGGEINGQGEAFVVRRDPRKNVMVSWNATGSCRGDECRPRLVGFIDSVDVVVSDVTLNQTAYWCLHLVRCDHTFIRNVSIYGDFDSPNNDGIDIEDSNNTFITNCHIDTGDDAICPKSSTGPVHNLIVTDCWIRTKSSAIKLGSASWFDFRRLLFHNITIVDSHRGLAMQIRDGGNVSDVVFSNIRISTKYYDPSWWGRAEPIYITTCPRDPGSKTGSISDVLFMNISAVSENGVFLSGSPGGLISNLKFKDINLTYKRRTKYPGNLYDYRPGCRGMVKHQTAGMTLEHISGLEMENVKMRWHRSNVKGWNNPLSITPSTVNKLSFKEWASEIC